The following proteins are encoded in a genomic region of Saccharopolyspora antimicrobica:
- a CDS encoding HigA family addiction module antitoxin — protein MNMDIVMPPVHPGVILREEFLEPMGITEYRLAKDLGIPQTRVSAITHGRRGITADTGLRLSRYFSMSEGFWTGLQDDYDRAIAKDKLGDALDSITPISA, from the coding sequence ATGAACATGGACATCGTTATGCCGCCCGTTCATCCCGGGGTGATTCTGCGTGAGGAGTTCCTGGAGCCGATGGGGATCACGGAGTACCGGCTGGCGAAGGATCTTGGTATCCCGCAGACACGGGTGAGCGCGATCACGCACGGCCGTCGGGGGATCACCGCGGACACGGGATTGCGCTTGTCGCGCTACTTCAGCATGTCCGAGGGTTTCTGGACCGGGCTGCAAGACGACTACGACCGGGCGATCGCCAAGGACAAGCTCGGTGACGCACTCGACTCGATCACGCCCATCAGTGCGTGA
- a CDS encoding ABC transporter substrate-binding protein, producing MARRRTTRVLALLPALALATAAAAGCAESTTAGGGTADGGVAVIEAGFLTTCTHMDYKPFQFHDQGKIVGFDVDLVDAIAKDMGLQQKIVDTPFEGIQSGEDLNTRRCDVAAAAMSITPAREENFDFSDPYFDATQALLVKKGQPIRSLGDLRGKKLGVQLSTTGETYANDNKDANGFEVVQFEDLPLSVTAVQTGQVDAAINDNSVLGDFVKNNPEVEITTEFTTGDQYGIGMATDNTALKDRVNAALKKLKDTGEYDKIYEKWFGKKPE from the coding sequence GTGGCGCGTCGCAGAACAACACGAGTGCTGGCCCTGCTGCCCGCTCTCGCCCTCGCCACCGCAGCCGCTGCGGGGTGCGCCGAGTCCACCACCGCGGGCGGCGGCACCGCGGACGGCGGGGTGGCGGTGATCGAGGCCGGCTTCCTCACCACCTGCACGCACATGGACTACAAGCCCTTCCAGTTCCACGACCAGGGCAAGATCGTCGGCTTCGACGTCGACCTCGTCGACGCGATCGCCAAGGACATGGGCCTCCAGCAGAAGATCGTGGACACCCCGTTCGAGGGCATCCAGTCCGGTGAGGACCTGAACACCCGGCGCTGCGACGTCGCCGCGGCGGCCATGAGCATCACGCCCGCGCGCGAGGAGAACTTCGACTTCTCCGACCCGTACTTCGACGCCACCCAGGCGCTGCTGGTCAAGAAGGGCCAGCCCATCCGCAGCCTGGGCGACCTGCGCGGCAAGAAGCTCGGCGTGCAGCTGTCCACCACCGGTGAGACCTACGCCAACGACAACAAGGACGCCAACGGCTTCGAGGTCGTGCAGTTCGAGGACCTGCCGCTGTCGGTGACCGCGGTGCAGACCGGCCAGGTCGACGCGGCGATCAACGACAACAGCGTGCTGGGCGACTTCGTCAAGAACAACCCGGAGGTGGAGATCACCACCGAGTTCACCACCGGCGACCAGTACGGCATCGGCATGGCGACCGACAACACGGCGCTGAAGGACCGCGTCAACGCCGCGCTGAAGAAGCTCAAGGACACCGGCGAGTACGACAAGATCTACGAGAAGTGGTTCGGCAAGAAGCCGGAGTGA
- a CDS encoding endonuclease/exonuclease/phosphatase family protein codes for MLRRSTVLWAVAALAAALTAVLPAAHAQAPRSFDVLQLNLCNSGDEACFSAGRSVDAAIEAIHQRRPDVVTLNEVCASDITRMTSETGYRWEFTPVGDASTGDPARCRNGRGDFGVAILTHPDVGAPGEPVEQQFAAQDASGVQRVLLCVPYSQVSACTAHLSETDVRVAADQCHELSGVATALGAQAVLGGDLSLVSGGEPDVQGCVPEGWYRKDDGSVQHVFAMDAFRFEQVETLPIDGTDHPGLLVQTTR; via the coding sequence ATGTTGCGTCGTTCGACCGTGCTCTGGGCGGTGGCCGCGCTCGCCGCGGCGCTCACCGCCGTGCTGCCCGCTGCGCACGCGCAGGCTCCTCGATCCTTCGACGTGCTCCAGCTCAACCTCTGCAACAGCGGCGACGAGGCCTGCTTCTCCGCGGGCCGGTCGGTCGACGCCGCGATCGAGGCCATCCACCAGCGGCGGCCGGACGTGGTGACGCTCAACGAGGTCTGCGCGTCCGACATCACCCGCATGACCAGCGAGACCGGCTACCGCTGGGAGTTCACCCCGGTCGGCGACGCGAGCACCGGCGACCCGGCCAGGTGCCGGAACGGACGCGGCGACTTCGGCGTGGCGATCCTGACCCACCCCGACGTGGGCGCGCCGGGAGAGCCGGTCGAGCAGCAGTTCGCCGCGCAGGACGCCAGCGGCGTGCAGCGCGTGCTGCTGTGCGTGCCGTACTCGCAGGTCTCGGCGTGCACCGCGCACCTGTCCGAGACCGACGTCCGGGTGGCGGCCGACCAGTGCCACGAGCTGTCCGGGGTCGCGACCGCGCTCGGCGCGCAAGCGGTGCTGGGCGGGGACTTGAGCCTGGTCTCCGGCGGCGAGCCCGACGTCCAGGGCTGCGTGCCGGAGGGCTGGTACCGCAAGGACGACGGCAGCGTCCAGCACGTGTTCGCGATGGACGCCTTCCGCTTCGAGCAGGTCGAGACGCTGCCGATCGACGGCACCGACCACCCGGGGCTGCTCGTCCAGACCACCCGCTGA
- a CDS encoding GroES family chaperonin has protein sequence MTDAKLEIQMLHDRVMVRISPESGERRSTGGIVIPATAQVAKRLVWGEVFGVGSHVRTVKVGDQVLFSPDEQFEVEVQGQAYLVMRERDLHAVASEQTEQGTGLYL, from the coding sequence GTGACCGATGCCAAGCTCGAAATCCAGATGCTGCACGACCGGGTCATGGTGCGCATCTCCCCGGAGTCCGGGGAGCGCCGCAGCACCGGCGGCATCGTGATTCCGGCGACCGCCCAGGTGGCCAAGCGGCTCGTCTGGGGCGAGGTCTTCGGCGTGGGCAGCCACGTGCGCACCGTCAAGGTCGGTGACCAGGTGCTGTTCAGCCCCGACGAGCAGTTCGAGGTCGAAGTCCAGGGCCAGGCCTACCTCGTGATGCGCGAGCGCGACCTGCACGCGGTCGCCAGCGAGCAGACCGAGCAGGGCACCGGGCTCTACCTGTAG
- a CDS encoding NHL domain-containing thioredoxin family protein — MSAQQQKRRARVRAPELVGRQWLNTGGEELRLKDFRGKVLVLDFWTFCCINCLHVLDELRPLEAEFASEVVTVGVHSPKFEHEADPAALAAAVERYAVHHPVLDDPELTTWQHYAVKAWPTLVVVDPEGYVVHVAAGEGHVEALRSVITEVIAEHEAKGTLHRGDGPYVPPEAPATTLRFPGKVIALPSGNLLVSDSANHSLVEFAADGETVVRRIGTGARGRADGAAPEFSEPGGLALLPAPLAEQVGYDVVVADTVNHLLRGVRLADGHVTTLAGTGEQWRDGSDSGAGTETPLTSPWDVAWWEPAGGVVIAMAGNHTLGLFDPVSGAVRRFAGTTVEGLRDGAAEEAFFAQTSGLADGGDRLWLADSETSALRWVEAADGGFAVRTAVGTGLFDFGHADGPADQALLQHPLGVAVLPDGSIAVCDTYNGAIRRYEPATGEVSTLATDVAEPSGAAVVDGELVVVASAAHRLERPVPPGVAARLVEGASQQVKRPATEIAPGAVELAVVFTPPPGTKLDERYGPSTRLEISSSPEGLLLEGAGVGTDLTRRLVLAEGVEQGVLHVVAQAASCDDDPAVEHPACRLTRQDWGVPIKIAASGPTRLPLVMGGLDTES; from the coding sequence GTGAGCGCTCAGCAGCAGAAACGTCGTGCCCGTGTCCGTGCTCCCGAGCTGGTCGGGCGGCAGTGGTTGAACACCGGTGGGGAGGAGCTTCGGCTCAAGGACTTCCGGGGCAAGGTTCTCGTCCTGGACTTCTGGACGTTCTGCTGCATCAACTGCTTGCACGTGCTGGACGAGCTGCGGCCCTTGGAGGCCGAGTTCGCCTCCGAGGTCGTCACGGTGGGCGTGCACTCGCCGAAGTTCGAGCACGAGGCCGATCCCGCCGCGCTGGCCGCCGCCGTCGAGCGCTACGCCGTGCACCACCCCGTGCTCGACGACCCCGAGCTGACCACCTGGCAGCACTACGCCGTCAAGGCCTGGCCGACGCTCGTCGTGGTGGATCCCGAGGGGTACGTCGTGCACGTCGCCGCTGGTGAAGGGCACGTCGAGGCGCTGCGCAGCGTCATCACCGAGGTCATCGCCGAGCACGAGGCCAAGGGCACGCTGCACCGGGGCGACGGTCCTTACGTGCCGCCCGAGGCTCCCGCGACGACGCTGCGGTTCCCCGGCAAGGTCATCGCGCTGCCCAGCGGGAACCTGCTGGTGTCGGACTCGGCGAACCACTCGCTGGTGGAGTTCGCCGCCGACGGCGAGACCGTCGTGCGGCGGATCGGCACCGGTGCGCGCGGTCGGGCCGACGGGGCCGCTCCCGAGTTCTCCGAGCCGGGCGGGCTCGCGCTGCTGCCCGCGCCGCTGGCCGAGCAGGTCGGATACGACGTGGTCGTCGCCGACACCGTCAACCACCTGCTGCGCGGGGTGCGGCTCGCGGACGGGCACGTCACGACACTCGCCGGGACCGGTGAGCAGTGGCGCGACGGCAGCGACTCCGGCGCCGGGACGGAGACTCCGCTGACCAGCCCGTGGGACGTCGCCTGGTGGGAACCCGCCGGTGGCGTGGTGATCGCGATGGCGGGCAACCACACGCTGGGCCTGTTCGACCCGGTGTCCGGCGCGGTGCGGCGGTTCGCCGGGACCACCGTGGAAGGGCTGCGCGACGGCGCGGCCGAGGAGGCGTTCTTCGCCCAGACCTCCGGGCTGGCCGACGGCGGCGACCGGTTGTGGCTGGCCGACTCGGAGACCTCGGCGCTGCGCTGGGTGGAGGCCGCCGACGGCGGGTTCGCGGTGCGGACCGCGGTCGGCACCGGGCTGTTCGACTTCGGGCACGCCGACGGCCCCGCCGACCAGGCGCTCCTCCAGCACCCGCTGGGCGTGGCGGTGCTGCCGGACGGCTCGATCGCGGTCTGCGACACCTACAACGGCGCGATCCGGCGCTACGAGCCCGCGACCGGTGAGGTCTCCACGCTGGCGACCGACGTGGCCGAACCGTCCGGCGCCGCGGTGGTGGACGGCGAGCTGGTGGTGGTCGCCTCCGCCGCGCACCGGCTGGAGCGGCCGGTTCCGCCCGGTGTCGCCGCGCGGCTGGTCGAAGGGGCGTCGCAGCAGGTCAAGCGGCCCGCGACCGAGATCGCTCCGGGCGCGGTGGAGCTGGCGGTGGTGTTCACGCCGCCGCCCGGCACCAAGCTCGACGAGCGCTACGGGCCGTCGACCCGGCTGGAGATCAGCTCCTCGCCGGAGGGCCTGCTGCTGGAGGGCGCGGGCGTGGGCACCGACCTGACCCGTCGCCTGGTGCTGGCCGAGGGCGTCGAGCAGGGCGTTCTGCACGTGGTGGCGCAGGCCGCCAGCTGCGACGACGACCCCGCCGTCGAACACCCGGCCTGCCGCCTGACCAGGCAGGACTGGGGCGTTCCGATCAAGATCGCGGCGTCCGGCCCGACGCGCCTCCCGCTGGTGATGGGCGGCCTCGACACCGAGAGCTGA
- a CDS encoding amino acid ABC transporter permease, whose amino-acid sequence MTTDTERPKSKLGRRQRARLNRGIQYAVLVVALVVVAVVADWSSIARAFFNVDVAIAQFPAVITTALVNTIIYTALGFAFGLALGVVLALMKMSSVGPYRWIATGYIELFRGLPALLVFIALGFGVPIAFQLRFDIYSTAMLALGLVGAAYMAETIRAGIQAVPKGQIEAARSLGMSPARTMITVVMPQAFRIILPPLTNELILLTKDSSLIYLLGLASNEYELAKYGRAALNEYASLTPLLIAGLCYLIITIPLSRVSNLLERKYGGAVRTKGGHGGAGA is encoded by the coding sequence ATGACAACCGACACCGAGCGACCCAAGTCGAAGCTGGGCCGGCGGCAGCGGGCGAGGCTGAACCGGGGCATCCAGTACGCGGTGCTGGTCGTGGCCCTCGTCGTGGTGGCCGTGGTCGCGGACTGGAGCTCGATCGCGCGGGCGTTCTTCAACGTCGACGTGGCGATCGCGCAGTTCCCCGCGGTGATCACCACGGCGCTGGTGAACACCATCATCTACACCGCTCTCGGCTTCGCCTTCGGGCTCGCGCTGGGCGTCGTGCTGGCGCTGATGAAGATGTCGTCGGTCGGCCCCTACCGCTGGATCGCCACCGGCTACATCGAGCTGTTCCGCGGGCTGCCCGCGCTGCTGGTGTTCATCGCGCTCGGTTTCGGCGTGCCGATCGCCTTCCAGCTGCGGTTCGACATCTACTCCACCGCGATGCTCGCGCTCGGCCTGGTCGGCGCCGCTTACATGGCCGAGACCATCCGGGCGGGCATCCAGGCGGTGCCCAAGGGGCAGATCGAGGCGGCGCGCTCGCTGGGCATGTCGCCGGCCCGGACCATGATCACCGTGGTGATGCCGCAGGCGTTCCGGATCATCCTGCCGCCGCTGACCAACGAGCTGATCCTGCTGACCAAGGACTCCTCGCTGATCTACCTGCTCGGCCTGGCCAGCAACGAGTACGAGCTGGCCAAGTACGGCCGGGCGGCGCTGAACGAGTACGCCTCGCTGACACCGCTGCTGATCGCCGGGCTGTGCTACCTGATCATCACCATTCCGCTGTCGCGGGTGTCGAACCTGCTGGAGCGCAAGTACGGCGGCGCGGTGCGGACCAAGGGCGGCCACGGAGGTGCCGGGGCATGA
- a CDS encoding inorganic pyrophosphatase: MVAESEVVIDRWSGQAHPRFPDVVYPVDYGHLEDSRSGDGAEVDVFVGSARGAGVVGVLLTADPGKWDVELKVLLDCTAAEVEQARGFCSEVLGIGGHLVERDGSG; this comes from the coding sequence TTGGTCGCCGAGTCCGAGGTGGTCATCGATCGGTGGAGCGGCCAGGCGCATCCGCGTTTTCCGGATGTGGTCTACCCGGTGGACTACGGGCACCTCGAGGACTCGCGTTCCGGCGACGGGGCTGAGGTCGACGTCTTCGTCGGAAGTGCTCGTGGGGCGGGCGTGGTCGGGGTTCTGCTGACCGCTGATCCGGGGAAGTGGGATGTCGAGCTGAAGGTTCTCCTGGACTGCACAGCCGCAGAAGTCGAGCAGGCACGCGGGTTCTGCTCCGAGGTGCTCGGGATCGGGGGCCATCTCGTGGAGCGGGACGGCAGTGGTTGA
- a CDS encoding YunG family protein: MIAFTLTDVERAIRSSWGADTCAPEDLPKWHEGNPARGQCGTTALVLNDLLGGDLVRGEVHVGGRRVDYHWWNRFPGGLELDLTREQFDPEEVVTGAVVIERPPEINRLREEYELLRTRTFAALEA; this comes from the coding sequence ATGATCGCCTTCACGTTGACCGACGTCGAGCGCGCCATCCGCTCGTCCTGGGGCGCGGACACCTGCGCCCCCGAGGATCTGCCCAAGTGGCACGAGGGAAACCCGGCCCGCGGCCAGTGCGGCACCACCGCGCTGGTGCTCAACGACCTCCTCGGCGGCGACCTCGTCCGCGGTGAGGTGCACGTCGGCGGCCGCCGCGTCGACTACCACTGGTGGAACCGCTTCCCGGGCGGCCTCGAGCTCGACCTCACCCGGGAGCAGTTCGACCCGGAAGAAGTCGTCACCGGCGCCGTCGTGATCGAGCGCCCGCCCGAGATCAACCGCCTCCGCGAGGAGTACGAACTCTTGCGCACCAGGACCTTCGCGGCCCTGGAAGCTTGA
- a CDS encoding type II toxin-antitoxin system RelE/ParE family toxin, translated as MLIWERRWARLHPETQRRAYIRLAMLNRAASLDDLRVPPGNRLEQLKGDRVGQYSIRVNQQWRICFRWTDAGPEAVEFTDYH; from the coding sequence TTGTTGATTTGGGAGCGCCGCTGGGCCAGGCTGCACCCCGAAACGCAACGACGTGCCTACATCAGGCTCGCCATGCTCAACCGGGCGGCCTCCCTCGACGATCTCCGGGTGCCGCCTGGTAACCGGCTCGAACAACTGAAGGGTGACCGCGTCGGGCAGTACAGCATCCGCGTGAACCAACAGTGGCGGATCTGCTTCCGCTGGACTGACGCTGGACCGGAAGCTGTCGAGTTCACCGACTATCACTGA
- a CDS encoding HIT family protein: MSDDECVFCAIVRGDAESSVVHDDADVLAFMDLQPVTPGHLLVVPKKHAVGLEDLDVEDGQKLWAVGHRLAKALRRSGLQCEGINLFLADGKAAAQEVFHVHLHVFPRFAGDTFRISADWRVRERSELDETAAAIRKTHADLTNAAHQTS, translated from the coding sequence ATGAGCGATGACGAGTGCGTGTTCTGCGCAATTGTGCGCGGAGATGCGGAATCAAGCGTTGTCCACGACGACGCCGATGTCCTGGCGTTCATGGACCTTCAACCGGTGACACCCGGCCACCTGCTGGTGGTGCCGAAGAAGCACGCCGTGGGTCTCGAAGACCTCGACGTGGAAGACGGCCAGAAGCTCTGGGCGGTCGGCCACCGGCTCGCCAAGGCCCTTCGCCGGTCAGGGCTCCAGTGCGAGGGCATCAACCTGTTCCTGGCCGACGGAAAGGCGGCGGCACAGGAGGTGTTCCACGTCCACCTCCACGTGTTCCCCCGGTTCGCCGGAGACACCTTCCGCATCAGCGCCGACTGGCGCGTGCGCGAAAGAAGCGAACTCGACGAAACGGCTGCCGCCATCCGGAAAACCCACGCAGACCTCACCAACGCCGCACACCAGACGAGCTGA
- a CDS encoding amino acid ABC transporter ATP-binding protein: MIEISGLAKSFGSLEVLRDVDLQVERGEVVCVIGPSGSGKSTLLRCVNLLEEPTAGKVVVDGTELTDPDTDLDGARRHVGMVFQQFNLFSHLPVLDNLTIAQRKVLGRDKKTAEKIARENLERVGLAEKADAMPAQLSGGQQQRVAIARALSMNPKVMLFDEPTSALDPELVGDVLGVMRQLADEGMTMLVVTHEMQFAREVADRVLFMDGGGIVEQGPPAEVIGNPKEERTRTFLARVLDPTHTHPQTPAE, from the coding sequence ATGATCGAGATTTCCGGACTGGCCAAGTCGTTCGGTTCGCTCGAGGTGCTGCGCGACGTCGATCTGCAGGTCGAGCGCGGCGAGGTGGTGTGCGTGATCGGCCCGTCCGGGTCCGGCAAGTCCACGCTGCTGCGCTGCGTGAACCTGCTGGAGGAGCCGACCGCGGGCAAGGTCGTGGTGGACGGCACCGAGCTCACCGACCCGGACACCGACCTGGACGGCGCGCGGCGGCACGTCGGCATGGTGTTCCAGCAGTTCAACCTGTTCTCGCACCTGCCCGTGCTGGACAACCTGACGATCGCGCAGCGCAAGGTGCTGGGGCGCGACAAGAAGACCGCGGAGAAGATCGCGCGGGAGAACCTGGAGCGGGTCGGGCTGGCCGAGAAGGCCGACGCGATGCCCGCGCAGCTCTCCGGTGGTCAGCAGCAGCGGGTCGCGATCGCGCGGGCGCTGTCGATGAACCCGAAGGTGATGCTGTTCGACGAGCCGACCTCGGCGCTGGACCCGGAGCTGGTCGGTGACGTGCTCGGCGTGATGCGCCAGCTCGCCGACGAGGGCATGACGATGCTGGTGGTGACCCACGAGATGCAGTTCGCCCGGGAGGTCGCCGACCGGGTGCTGTTCATGGACGGCGGCGGGATCGTCGAGCAGGGCCCGCCCGCGGAGGTCATCGGCAACCCGAAGGAGGAGCGCACCCGCACCTTCCTCGCCCGGGTCCTCGACCCCACCCACACCCACCCGCAAACCCCTGCGGAGTAA
- a CDS encoding VanW family protein, whose amino-acid sequence MPENHDHQSGAEPSTERLHTGSDQRSSEPERDVERTTRIPPVPAADEGTQRIQPTAEPESDAERTAQIAALPTDFSNFPIGETQAIPQVAGGWSAAVPPQSPAQRKKRGLIRAGIAAGAAVGVLALLYVGDLALTSGTVPRGTVVAGVAIGGMEPAAAESALKAELGPGLDQPVQLQVADRSTTINPADAGLQMDWSATVAEAGEQPLNPFTRIASLFSTREVAPVSHGDRDQLVQALEQTRPQLDREPAEGTIRFEGAEPVAVEPVTGQFIDVQRATDEVLTHWAEDGPVQVPFTEKPVSTTADGVQRALREIAQPAVKSPVTVRGEGKNATLAPEAIAAALRFEPGVEGGLKANIDLPSVIGAVEPQLADTIKPGKDAEIVLEGGRPVVKPSTDGIGVNWDKSFERLMDVLRAPQNRSVQAVYEHQPAKFTTEQADKMGIKEVVGEFTTGGFEPASGVNIRRTAEQVNGAIIKPGETFSLNGHTGPRGTAQGYVESGIIQDGRPGRAVGGGISQFATTLYNASYFAGMQDVEHKAHSYYISRYPAGREATVFQSPSGASIIDVKFKNVSKSGILITTTWTPSSITVKLWGTKQFEVSSQTGERTNPTQPHEKVVPPGEPCSPSKGSPGFTVTDTRTIRDITTGQTRNETQRTRYEPQPIIHCGAPPA is encoded by the coding sequence GTGCCGGAAAACCACGACCACCAGAGCGGTGCGGAGCCGTCCACCGAACGGCTCCACACCGGTTCGGACCAGCGCTCGAGCGAGCCGGAACGCGACGTCGAGCGGACCACCCGGATCCCTCCGGTGCCCGCGGCCGACGAAGGCACCCAGCGCATCCAGCCGACCGCCGAGCCCGAGTCGGACGCCGAGCGCACCGCGCAGATCGCCGCGCTGCCCACCGACTTCAGCAACTTCCCGATCGGCGAGACCCAGGCCATCCCGCAGGTCGCCGGTGGCTGGAGCGCGGCCGTCCCGCCGCAGTCGCCCGCCCAGCGCAAGAAGCGCGGCCTGATCCGCGCCGGGATCGCGGCCGGTGCCGCGGTCGGCGTGCTGGCCCTGCTCTACGTGGGCGACCTGGCCCTCACCAGCGGAACCGTGCCGCGCGGCACGGTGGTGGCCGGGGTCGCCATCGGTGGCATGGAACCCGCCGCGGCCGAGAGCGCGCTGAAGGCCGAGCTCGGCCCGGGCCTCGACCAGCCGGTGCAGCTCCAGGTCGCGGACCGCTCGACGACCATCAACCCGGCCGACGCCGGACTGCAGATGGACTGGTCGGCGACCGTGGCGGAGGCCGGTGAGCAGCCGCTGAACCCCTTCACCCGGATCGCCTCGCTGTTCAGCACGCGGGAGGTCGCGCCGGTCAGCCACGGCGACCGGGATCAGCTGGTGCAGGCGCTGGAGCAGACCCGCCCGCAGCTGGACCGCGAGCCCGCCGAGGGCACCATCCGCTTCGAGGGCGCCGAGCCCGTCGCTGTCGAGCCGGTGACCGGCCAGTTCATCGACGTGCAGCGGGCCACCGACGAGGTGCTCACGCACTGGGCCGAGGACGGTCCCGTGCAGGTGCCCTTCACCGAGAAGCCGGTCAGCACCACCGCGGACGGCGTGCAGCGGGCGCTGCGCGAGATCGCCCAGCCCGCGGTGAAGTCGCCGGTGACGGTGCGCGGCGAGGGCAAGAACGCGACGCTGGCGCCGGAGGCGATCGCCGCCGCGCTGCGGTTCGAGCCAGGCGTCGAGGGCGGCCTGAAGGCCAACATCGACCTGCCTAGCGTGATCGGCGCCGTCGAACCGCAGCTGGCCGACACCATCAAGCCCGGCAAGGACGCCGAGATCGTGCTCGAAGGCGGTCGGCCCGTGGTCAAGCCGTCCACCGACGGCATCGGGGTGAACTGGGACAAGAGCTTCGAGCGGCTCATGGACGTGCTGCGCGCCCCGCAGAACCGCTCGGTGCAGGCCGTCTACGAGCACCAGCCGGCGAAGTTCACCACCGAGCAGGCCGACAAGATGGGCATCAAGGAGGTCGTCGGCGAGTTCACCACCGGCGGCTTCGAACCGGCTTCCGGCGTGAACATCCGCCGCACCGCCGAGCAGGTCAACGGCGCGATCATCAAGCCGGGCGAGACCTTCAGCCTCAACGGCCACACCGGTCCGCGCGGAACCGCGCAGGGCTACGTGGAGTCCGGGATCATCCAGGACGGCCGGCCCGGGCGCGCGGTCGGCGGCGGCATCTCGCAGTTCGCCACGACGCTGTACAACGCCTCGTACTTCGCGGGCATGCAGGACGTCGAGCACAAGGCGCACAGCTACTACATCAGCCGCTACCCGGCGGGCCGCGAGGCGACGGTGTTCCAGAGCCCGAGCGGGGCGAGCATCATCGACGTCAAGTTCAAGAACGTCTCCAAGAGCGGCATCCTGATCACCACGACGTGGACGCCGTCCTCGATCACGGTGAAGCTGTGGGGCACCAAGCAGTTCGAGGTGTCCTCGCAGACCGGTGAGCGCACCAACCCGACGCAGCCGCACGAGAAGGTCGTGCCGCCGGGCGAGCCGTGCAGTCCGAGCAAGGGCTCGCCGGGCTTCACGGTGACCGACACGCGGACCATCCGCGACATCACCACCGGTCAGACCCGCAACGAGACCCAGCGCACGCGCTACGAGCCGCAGCCGATCATCCACTGCGGCGCCCCGCCGGCCTGA